In the Pseudomonas sp. DTU_2021_1001937_2_SI_NGA_ILE_001 genome, one interval contains:
- the aspS gene encoding aspartate--tRNA ligase, which produces MMRSHYCGQLNESLEGQEVTLCGWVHRRRDHGGVIFLDIRDREGMAQVVFDPDRAETFAAADRVRSEYVVKVVGKVRARPAGAVNTNIASGAIEILGYELQVLNEAETPPFPLNEYSDVGEETRLRYRFIDLRRPEMAEKLRLRSRITSSIRRYLDENGFLDVETPILTRATPEGARDYLVPSRTHPGSFFALPQSPQLFKQLLMVAGFDRYYQIAKCFRDEDLRADRQPEFTQIDIETSFLEEADIIGLTEKMVRQLFKEVLDVEFGEFPHMPFEEAMRRYGSDKPDLRIPLELVDVADQLTAVDFKVFSGPANDPKGRVAALRVPGAAGMARSQIDDYTKFVGIYGAKGLAYIKVNERAKGVEGLQSPIVKFIPEDNLNVILDRVGAVDGDIVFFGADKFKIVSEALGALRIRLGNDLKLHTCEWAPMWVVDFPMFEENDDGSLSALHHPFTAPKCSPEELEANPGQALSRAYDMVLNGTELGGGSIRIHRKEMQQAVFRILGISEDEQQEKFGFLLDALKYGAPPHGGLAFGLDRLVMLMTGAQSIREVIAFPKTQSAADVMTQAPGVVDAKALRELHIRLREQQKAE; this is translated from the coding sequence ATGATGCGCAGCCACTATTGCGGCCAACTGAACGAGAGTCTGGAAGGTCAGGAAGTTACCCTTTGCGGATGGGTCCATCGTCGTCGTGACCACGGAGGGGTTATTTTCCTCGATATCCGTGACCGTGAAGGTATGGCCCAGGTGGTATTCGACCCTGATCGCGCCGAGACCTTCGCTGCAGCCGATCGTGTGCGCAGCGAATACGTGGTCAAGGTGGTCGGCAAGGTGCGTGCCCGCCCGGCCGGTGCGGTAAACACCAACATCGCCTCCGGTGCCATCGAGATCCTCGGCTACGAGCTGCAGGTCCTGAACGAGGCCGAGACGCCGCCGTTCCCGCTCAACGAATACTCCGACGTCGGCGAGGAAACCCGCCTGCGCTACCGCTTCATCGACCTGCGTCGTCCGGAAATGGCCGAGAAACTGCGCCTGCGTTCGCGGATCACCAGCAGCATTCGCCGCTACCTCGACGAGAACGGTTTCCTGGACGTCGAGACGCCGATCCTGACTCGCGCCACGCCTGAGGGCGCCCGCGATTACCTGGTACCCAGCCGTACCCACCCCGGCAGCTTCTTCGCACTGCCGCAGTCGCCCCAGCTGTTCAAGCAACTGCTGATGGTCGCGGGCTTCGATCGCTACTACCAGATCGCCAAGTGCTTCCGTGACGAAGACCTGCGTGCCGACCGCCAGCCGGAATTCACCCAGATCGACATCGAAACCAGCTTCCTGGAAGAGGCCGACATCATCGGTCTGACCGAGAAGATGGTTCGTCAGCTGTTCAAGGAAGTGCTGGACGTCGAGTTCGGCGAATTCCCGCACATGCCGTTCGAAGAGGCCATGCGCCGCTACGGTTCGGACAAGCCAGACCTGCGTATTCCGCTGGAGTTGGTCGACGTCGCCGACCAGCTCACCGCTGTGGACTTCAAGGTGTTCAGTGGCCCGGCCAACGATCCTAAAGGCCGCGTTGCCGCCCTGCGTGTACCCGGTGCTGCCGGCATGGCACGCAGCCAGATCGACGACTACACCAAGTTCGTTGGCATCTACGGTGCCAAGGGCCTGGCCTACATCAAGGTCAACGAGCGCGCCAAGGGCGTCGAGGGCCTGCAGTCGCCGATCGTCAAGTTCATCCCTGAGGACAACCTCAATGTGATCCTGGATCGCGTGGGTGCGGTCGATGGCGACATCGTGTTCTTCGGTGCCGACAAGTTCAAGATCGTCAGCGAAGCGCTGGGTGCCCTGCGTATCCGCCTGGGCAATGACCTCAAGCTGCACACCTGTGAGTGGGCCCCAATGTGGGTCGTGGACTTCCCGATGTTCGAGGAAAACGACGACGGTTCTCTGTCGGCCCTGCACCACCCCTTCACCGCGCCTAAGTGCTCTCCCGAGGAGCTTGAGGCCAACCCTGGCCAGGCGCTGTCGCGTGCCTACGACATGGTGCTCAACGGTACCGAGCTGGGTGGTGGTTCGATCCGTATCCACCGCAAGGAAATGCAGCAGGCGGTATTCCGTATCCTGGGCATCTCCGAAGACGAGCAGCAGGAGAAGTTCGGCTTCCTGCTCGATGCGCTGAAATACGGCGCACCACCACACGGTGGCCTGGCCTTCGGTCTGGATCGCCTGGTAATGCTGATGACCGGCGCCCAGTCGATCCGTGAGGTCATCGCCTTCCCGAAAACCCAGAGTGCTGCGGACGTCATGACCCAGGCACCGGGTGTGGTGGATGCCAAGGCCTTGCGCGAGCTGCACATTCGCCTGCGCGAGCAGCAGAAGGCCGAGTAA
- a CDS encoding ribbon-helix-helix domain-containing protein, with protein sequence MVQGLKLEVRDVPCSGALPGDPFIEGFSMGLAQPHSKSERLNGLATCLRLENIYWNILSAIAHSKNCSINAVLSNIDREVHLRYGGVKNFSGLIRVVCVAHLLKSQASS encoded by the coding sequence ATGGTTCAAGGTTTGAAGCTTGAGGTCAGGGACGTTCCTTGCTCCGGCGCACTCCCTGGCGACCCGTTCATCGAGGGCTTCAGCATGGGGCTCGCGCAGCCTCATTCCAAATCGGAGAGGCTCAATGGTCTGGCAACATGTCTGCGTCTTGAGAATATCTACTGGAATATTCTCTCGGCCATTGCGCATTCAAAGAATTGCTCGATCAATGCGGTGTTATCCAATATCGATCGGGAAGTTCATTTGCGTTATGGCGGCGTCAAGAACTTCAGCGGGCTCATTCGCGTTGTCTGCGTTGCGCACCTTCTCAAGTCACAGGCTTCGTCTTGA
- a CDS encoding Dps family protein: MAIDIGISEEDRKSIVDGLSHLLADTYVLYLKTHNFHWNVSGPMFRTLHLMFEEQYNELALAVDSIAERIRALGFPAPGTYSTYARLSSIKEEEGVPSAEDMIKSLVQGQEAVVRTARSIFPLLDKVSDEPTADLLTQRMQVHEKTAWMLRSMLEAR; encoded by the coding sequence ATGGCAATCGATATCGGTATCAGTGAAGAGGATCGCAAATCCATCGTCGACGGACTTTCCCATCTGTTGGCCGATACCTACGTGCTGTACCTCAAGACTCACAATTTTCACTGGAACGTCAGTGGTCCGATGTTCCGCACCCTGCACCTGATGTTCGAAGAGCAGTACAACGAGCTGGCATTGGCCGTGGACTCCATCGCCGAGCGTATTCGTGCGCTGGGCTTCCCGGCCCCAGGCACCTATTCGACCTACGCTCGTCTGTCGTCCATCAAGGAAGAAGAGGGTGTGCCTTCTGCCGAGGACATGATCAAGAGCCTGGTGCAGGGGCAGGAGGCGGTCGTGCGTACCGCTCGCAGTATCTTCCCGCTGCTCGACAAGGTCAGTGACGAGCCAACGGCCGATTTGCTGACCCAGCGCATGCAGGTTCATGAGAAGACCGCGTGGATGCTGCGTTCGATGCTGGAAGCCCGCTGA
- a CDS encoding cold-shock protein, with amino-acid sequence MGQRDTGTVKWFNSSKGFGFISRDSGDDIFVHFRAIRGEGHRILVEGQRVEFSVMNRDKGLQAEDVVAAAPRR; translated from the coding sequence GTGGGCCAGCGCGATACAGGCACGGTGAAGTGGTTCAACTCCTCGAAGGGCTTCGGCTTCATCTCCCGTGATTCGGGCGATGACATCTTCGTGCACTTCCGCGCCATTCGCGGCGAAGGCCATCGAATCCTGGTGGAAGGCCAGCGTGTGGAGTTCTCGGTAATGAATCGCGACAAGGGCCTGCAAGCCGAAGACGTAGTAGCAGCTGCACCGCGCCGCTGA
- a CDS encoding SlyX family protein, with the protein MSLESRVMELESRLAFQDDTIQALNDVLVGQQRVIDRLQQQLMLVAKRQEEMSHRMDGFEDDVPPPHY; encoded by the coding sequence ATGAGTCTTGAGTCGAGGGTCATGGAGCTGGAAAGCCGCCTGGCGTTTCAGGATGACACCATTCAGGCGCTCAATGACGTACTGGTGGGTCAGCAGCGCGTCATTGATCGCCTGCAGCAGCAGCTCATGCTGGTCGCCAAGCGGCAGGAAGAGATGAGCCATCGCATGGATGGTTTCGAAGATGATGTACCGCCGCCGCATTACTGA
- a CDS encoding HIT family protein yields the protein MFVLDSRLQQDTLPLGDFPLCRVLLSNDAQYPWFILVPRRPGISEVFELDVEDQAQLWRETTELARLLKVVFVADKLNVAALGNVVSQLHMHVIVRKTDDGAWPAPVWGKLPAQPYSPAQVAGIVDRLRAAMPAEFRFEEGL from the coding sequence GTGTTCGTTCTTGATTCGCGCCTGCAGCAAGACACCCTGCCGCTGGGTGACTTTCCTCTTTGCCGTGTGCTGCTGAGCAATGATGCGCAGTACCCGTGGTTCATCCTGGTGCCGCGTCGTCCAGGTATCAGCGAAGTCTTCGAGCTGGATGTCGAAGACCAGGCCCAGTTGTGGCGTGAAACCACCGAGTTGGCGCGCCTTCTGAAGGTGGTGTTCGTCGCTGATAAACTCAACGTTGCGGCCCTGGGTAACGTCGTCAGTCAGTTGCACATGCATGTCATCGTGCGCAAGACCGACGATGGGGCGTGGCCTGCTCCGGTATGGGGCAAGTTGCCTGCACAGCCGTACTCGCCCGCTCAGGTGGCGGGCATCGTCGATCGACTTCGGGCAGCGATGCCTGCGGAGTTTCGTTTCGAGGAGGGCTTATGA
- a CDS encoding OprD family porin, with amino-acid sequence MRVMKWSAIALAVAAAASTQLASAAPFVSDQADAKGFVEGSSLNLKARNYYYNRNKKDGAVDDKDWTQGFWGNYSSGYTQGTIGVGVDAYGYVGFNLDGQDKYSGSGNLQTDSQGRNSDSYGKAGGAVKFRVSKTELKVGDLQPTSPVFAVGGSRLLPQTANGISLQSSEITGLDLEGGHFTSTTSQDETNRSGEIWATYAGVTAKSADFVGGKYAITDSLGVALYGAKLEDVWNQYYANVNYALPLGGDQSLAFDANLYRTVDEGSAKAGSISNTAFSGSMAYSFLAAHTVTVAFQKVNGDTPFDYIGTGNNNRGGDSIFLNNSIQYSDFNGPGEKSAQVRYDLNMAPYGVPGLSFMTRYVKGWDIDGTNTPSNSTYTGLYGADGKHHETNVEAKYVLQSGPAKDLSFRIRQSWHRANADQGEGNIDEFRLIVDYPISVL; translated from the coding sequence ATGAGAGTGATGAAGTGGAGCGCAATCGCATTGGCCGTTGCGGCGGCAGCCAGCACCCAACTGGCTTCGGCTGCGCCGTTCGTCAGCGACCAGGCAGACGCCAAGGGTTTCGTTGAAGGCAGCTCGCTGAACCTGAAAGCGCGTAACTACTACTACAACCGCAACAAGAAAGACGGCGCGGTTGACGACAAGGACTGGACCCAAGGCTTCTGGGGCAACTACAGCTCCGGTTACACCCAGGGCACCATCGGTGTAGGCGTTGACGCCTACGGCTATGTAGGCTTCAACCTGGACGGCCAGGACAAGTACTCCGGCTCCGGCAACCTGCAGACCGACAGCCAGGGCCGCAACTCGGACAGCTACGGCAAAGCCGGCGGCGCTGTTAAATTCCGCGTATCGAAGACCGAACTGAAAGTCGGCGACCTGCAGCCTACCAGCCCGGTCTTCGCTGTAGGCGGCTCCCGCCTGCTGCCACAAACCGCCAACGGTATCAGCCTGCAGAGCAGCGAGATCACCGGCCTGGATCTGGAAGGCGGTCACTTCACTTCGACCACCAGCCAGGACGAAACCAACCGCAGCGGTGAAATCTGGGCGACCTACGCCGGTGTTACCGCCAAGTCCGCCGATTTCGTAGGTGGCAAATACGCCATCACCGACAGCCTGGGCGTTGCCCTGTACGGCGCCAAGCTGGAAGACGTATGGAACCAGTACTACGCCAACGTGAACTACGCCCTGCCACTGGGCGGCGATCAGTCCCTGGCCTTCGACGCCAACCTGTATCGCACTGTTGACGAAGGTTCGGCCAAGGCCGGCTCGATCAGCAACACTGCGTTCTCCGGCTCCATGGCCTACTCCTTCCTGGCAGCCCACACCGTGACCGTGGCCTTCCAGAAGGTCAACGGTGACACTCCGTTCGACTACATCGGTACCGGTAACAACAACCGTGGTGGCGACTCGATCTTCCTGAACAACTCCATCCAGTACTCCGACTTCAACGGTCCAGGCGAGAAATCCGCCCAGGTTCGCTACGACCTGAACATGGCACCGTACGGCGTACCAGGCCTGAGCTTCATGACCCGTTACGTCAAGGGCTGGGACATCGACGGCACCAACACCCCGTCCAACAGCACCTACACTGGCCTGTATGGCGCCGACGGCAAGCACCACGAAACCAACGTCGAAGCCAAGTACGTGCTGCAGTCGGGCCCTGCCAAGGACCTGTCGTTCCGCATCCGTCAATCCTGGCACCGTGCCAACGCCGACCAGGGCGAAGGCAACATCGACGAATTCCGTCTGATCGTCGACTATCCGATCTCGGTTCTGTAA